The Gemmatimonas sp. UBA7669 genome window below encodes:
- a CDS encoding cyanophycinase produces MKTTKSSVMGAVLFALTAMQALSMSVVNQVSAQTSGRGTLFIVGGGTQPAALVSDFVARAGGPGKAHIVVFAQASVNGEKSGEAKAEDFRRLGASSQSLWITREQADMDSVVRLLDRATGVWFGGGDQNRLIAALRGSKVERAIRSRFVAGAVVGGTSAGAAVISTPMITGDELGARRDSSEAWTRVARGSVATDSGFGYLTDAIIDQHFLRRKRHNRLLSLVLGDGPHLGAGIDEGTALIVEPSGLWRVAGASSVLVVDARQAQRTGASAAVLGAAGARLHLLPAGATFDPKTGEAKIP; encoded by the coding sequence ATGAAAACGACGAAGTCGAGCGTCATGGGCGCCGTGTTGTTCGCGCTGACGGCAATGCAGGCGCTGAGCATGAGCGTGGTCAATCAGGTGTCCGCGCAAACAAGCGGGCGCGGCACGCTGTTCATTGTGGGTGGCGGCACGCAGCCGGCGGCGCTGGTCAGCGATTTTGTGGCGCGCGCCGGCGGGCCGGGCAAGGCGCACATCGTCGTGTTTGCGCAGGCGAGCGTGAACGGCGAAAAAAGTGGCGAGGCCAAGGCCGAGGACTTCCGCCGTTTGGGTGCCAGTTCGCAGTCGTTGTGGATCACGCGAGAGCAGGCCGACATGGACTCGGTGGTACGGCTGCTGGATCGTGCCACGGGCGTCTGGTTTGGTGGCGGTGATCAGAACCGCCTGATTGCCGCGCTGCGCGGCAGCAAGGTGGAGCGCGCCATTCGGTCGCGTTTTGTGGCGGGCGCCGTGGTTGGAGGCACCTCAGCCGGCGCGGCCGTCATCTCCACCCCCATGATCACCGGTGATGAACTCGGTGCGCGTCGGGATTCGTCGGAAGCCTGGACGCGCGTGGCACGGGGCAGCGTGGCGACTGACAGCGGCTTCGGTTATCTCACGGACGCCATCATCGACCAGCATTTCCTGCGTCGCAAGCGACACAATCGTCTGCTCAGCCTCGTGCTTGGCGACGGGCCGCATCTTGGCGCGGGCATCGATGAAGGCACGGCACTCATTGTCGAGCCCTCTGGTCTGTGGCGCGTGGCGGGCGCGAGTTCGGTGCTCGTGGTGGATGCACGTCAGGCGCAGCGCACGGGCGCGTCAGCGGCGGTGCTGGGAGCCGCGGGGGCCAGGCTGCATCTGCTGCCCGCTGGCGCGACGTTCGATCCGAAGACGGGCGAAGCGAAGATCCCGTAG
- the mce gene encoding methylmalonyl-CoA epimerase — translation MTQSVRRGTRIAHIGIAVRAIDELLPIMRDVLEMPEVPLGDSDGATIVGLASGESLVELLQANADDTPIGKFVAKRGPGIHHVCFAVDDLDGMLQRCRDAGLRLIDETPRLGAEGKRIAFLHPSSTGGVLVELSEY, via the coding sequence ATGACCCAATCCGTTCGCCGCGGCACGCGCATCGCCCACATCGGGATTGCCGTTCGCGCCATCGACGAGCTGCTGCCTATCATGCGTGACGTGCTGGAGATGCCGGAGGTTCCACTCGGCGACTCCGACGGCGCGACCATTGTCGGTCTGGCCTCCGGTGAATCACTGGTGGAACTGCTGCAGGCCAACGCTGACGATACGCCAATCGGCAAGTTCGTCGCCAAGCGCGGGCCCGGCATTCATCACGTGTGTTTTGCGGTGGACGACCTCGACGGCATGCTGCAGCGCTGTCGGGATGCGGGCCTCCGGCTCATCGACGAAACACCACGCCTTGGTGCCGAGGGGAAACGCATCGCGTTTCTCCACCCGAGCAGCACCGGCGGGGTGCTCGTCGAACTGTCCGAATACTAG
- the trxA gene encoding thioredoxin, whose product MANAVEVKDDTFANEIEQHQGLAVVDFWATWCAPCRMIAPIVEQLAVDYQGKVKVAKLDVDNNQRTAARFNVRSIPTILFFKDGKLVDQVVGAVPRPALEAKFKEHA is encoded by the coding sequence ATGGCCAACGCAGTCGAAGTGAAGGACGATACGTTCGCGAACGAGATCGAGCAGCATCAGGGCCTGGCCGTGGTGGACTTCTGGGCCACCTGGTGCGCGCCGTGCCGCATGATCGCGCCCATCGTCGAGCAGCTCGCGGTGGACTATCAGGGCAAGGTCAAGGTCGCGAAGCTCGACGTGGACAACAACCAGCGCACGGCCGCGCGGTTCAATGTGCGTTCCATTCCGACCATCCTGTTCTTCAAGGACGGCAAGCTGGTTGATCAGGTGGTGGGGGCGGTGCCGCGTCCCGCCCTTGAAGCGAAGTTCAAGGAGCACGCCTGA
- a CDS encoding DUF4159 domain-containing protein, whose product MLRKFLLSVCVLGPLAVVMAAAAPKRGDSAAGPGRLAIARLQYDGGGDWYANPSSLPNLIRAIAERTSLPIERTEAKVRLTDSALFDFPFLHVTGHGEIKLSEREVQRLREYLTRGGFLHADDNYGLDESFRREMARVFPDRPLVEVPTSHPIYHLVYDLPGGVPKIHEHDGKPAKGYGIFIGNRLAVYYTYSADLGNGWEDVGTYPDPPALHEAALRLGINLFTYATTARVTP is encoded by the coding sequence GTGCTTCGTAAGTTCCTGTTGTCGGTGTGCGTGCTCGGGCCGCTCGCCGTCGTCATGGCGGCCGCCGCGCCCAAACGCGGCGACTCGGCTGCGGGGCCCGGGCGACTCGCCATTGCGCGGTTGCAGTACGATGGTGGTGGAGACTGGTATGCCAATCCCTCCAGTCTGCCCAACCTCATTCGCGCCATCGCCGAGCGCACCTCGCTGCCCATAGAGCGCACGGAAGCCAAGGTACGACTCACCGACTCGGCCCTCTTCGACTTTCCCTTCCTGCACGTCACAGGGCACGGGGAGATCAAGTTGAGTGAGCGCGAAGTGCAGCGCTTGCGCGAGTATCTCACGCGCGGCGGCTTCCTGCACGCCGACGACAACTACGGGCTCGACGAAAGCTTCCGCCGCGAGATGGCGCGGGTCTTTCCCGATCGCCCGCTCGTCGAGGTGCCCACGTCACATCCCATCTACCACCTGGTGTACGACCTGCCGGGTGGTGTGCCCAAGATTCATGAACACGACGGCAAGCCGGCCAAGGGCTACGGCATCTTCATCGGCAACCGTCTCGCGGTGTACTACACCTACTCGGCTGACCTTGGCAACGGATGGGAAGACGTGGGGACATATCCGGATCCGCCCGCGCTGCATGAGGCCGCACTGCGACTCGGCATCAATCTCTTCACGTACGCGACCACGGCGCGGGTGACCCCATGA
- a CDS encoding pyridoxine 5'-phosphate synthase, whose translation MTSLRYQRLYVNIDHVATVRQARRGREPDPVAAAVLCEQAGADGITAHLREDRRHIQDDDIHRLAAAVTTVLNLECAITDDMLRLAETLRPAQVTLVPERREEITTEGGLDVLSHEAAVRSAVARLKAVGIRTSLFIDPDEAAVRCSQAVGADAIELHTGTYSHHPRELVPLMALRKASALGSSLDLAVHAGHGLSVHNVGPVAAIPEIEELNIGHAIVGRSIFVGLERAVREIRDAMDEARAADRF comes from the coding sequence GTGACGTCGCTCCGCTATCAGCGCCTGTATGTCAACATTGATCACGTTGCCACGGTCCGGCAGGCCCGGCGGGGGCGTGAACCGGACCCCGTGGCCGCTGCCGTGCTCTGCGAGCAGGCCGGGGCCGACGGCATCACGGCGCACCTGCGTGAAGACCGACGACATATCCAGGACGATGACATTCATCGCCTGGCGGCCGCCGTCACCACGGTGCTGAACCTCGAGTGTGCCATAACCGACGACATGCTCCGCCTTGCCGAAACACTTCGGCCCGCGCAAGTGACGCTGGTGCCCGAGCGCCGCGAAGAAATCACCACCGAAGGCGGACTGGACGTGCTCTCCCACGAGGCCGCCGTGCGTTCGGCTGTGGCACGGCTCAAGGCCGTGGGTATTCGCACCAGCCTGTTCATCGACCCGGACGAAGCGGCCGTGCGCTGCTCGCAGGCGGTGGGCGCCGATGCCATTGAGCTGCACACCGGCACCTACTCGCATCATCCGCGCGAGCTCGTGCCTCTCATGGCCCTGCGCAAGGCCTCCGCGCTGGGCAGCTCGCTGGACCTCGCGGTCCATGCCGGCCATGGCCTGTCTGTACACAATGTGGGACCGGTGGCCGCGATTCCCGAAATCGAGGAGCTCAACATCGGGCACGCCATCGTCGGACGCAGCATCTTTGTGGGACTCGAACGGGCGGTGCGGGAAATCCGCGACGCCATGGACGAAGCCCGCGCGGCAGACCGTTTCTGA
- a CDS encoding Hpt domain-containing protein — protein MTAPHALIEFFQKEAAEYLDRLEQLLATGETQGPDAAAFLSSARALRGSASMTRLEGLADFASTVERIAAGWRDRELRWDQRLHFAVRGALAELRSLVERAGAWSEGETRRSRTQSVALAAVAAGYLALAVPTDSPTMPIVPIARFFPDDGLPNIVQRNAAPPITLAQRFRQDIAGAADGVARESAALATTPAGPAQLAVFDGLRRALLGLADVAESYGASSITTLATRMARAPLATASERAGVQGFARLLMDRELSDLQLAQQVKQAGLTWAGATQPEPAIVPIESLLYRGHSAVSRAREVRDHLNVHRQRGTLGEPEAQELFAELSDLLDLAVTT, from the coding sequence ATGACTGCCCCGCACGCGCTGATCGAGTTCTTCCAGAAGGAGGCGGCCGAGTATCTCGACCGGCTCGAACAGTTGCTGGCGACCGGGGAAACCCAGGGGCCCGACGCGGCGGCGTTTCTCTCCAGTGCCCGCGCTCTGCGTGGCAGTGCCAGCATGACCCGGCTGGAGGGTCTGGCGGACTTTGCGTCCACCGTGGAGCGCATTGCCGCCGGCTGGCGCGATCGCGAGTTGCGCTGGGATCAGCGCCTGCACTTTGCGGTGCGCGGGGCGCTCGCCGAGCTGCGCTCGCTGGTGGAACGCGCGGGCGCGTGGAGCGAGGGGGAAACGCGGCGAAGCCGCACGCAGTCGGTGGCCCTTGCGGCGGTGGCCGCTGGCTATCTCGCTCTCGCGGTACCTACCGACTCACCCACCATGCCCATTGTACCCATCGCCCGTTTTTTCCCGGACGATGGCCTGCCCAACATCGTGCAGCGCAACGCCGCGCCGCCCATCACGCTGGCGCAGCGCTTCCGCCAGGACATTGCCGGCGCCGCCGACGGCGTGGCCCGCGAATCCGCCGCCCTGGCCACCACACCCGCCGGGCCGGCGCAGCTGGCGGTGTTCGATGGCCTCCGGCGCGCGCTGCTGGGCCTCGCTGATGTGGCCGAGAGTTATGGCGCCAGCAGCATTACGACACTCGCCACGCGCATGGCACGCGCGCCGTTGGCGACGGCCAGCGAACGCGCGGGCGTGCAGGGATTTGCGCGCTTGCTGATGGACCGCGAGCTGAGCGATCTGCAGCTCGCGCAGCAGGTGAAGCAGGCCGGTCTCACCTGGGCCGGTGCGACGCAACCCGAGCCGGCCATCGTGCCCATCGAGTCCCTGCTCTATCGCGGGCACTCGGCCGTATCGCGCGCGCGCGAAGTGCGCGACCATCTCAACGTGCATCGCCAGCGCGGCACACTGGGAGAGCCCGAGGCACAGGAGCTCTTTGCCGAGCTGAGTGACCTGCTGGATCTCGCGGTCACGACGTAA
- the rsmI gene encoding 16S rRNA (cytidine(1402)-2'-O)-methyltransferase — protein MHIVSTPIGNLGDMTLRALAVLQQVAVICCEDTRHSRPLLDRFGIRTATVALHEHNEASVLPRVLARLAAGESVALISDAGTPLVSDPGARLVEATLSAGHRVVPVPGASATLAALVASGLTPHPFTVLGFPARKGKEREEQLALAARSPHAVVFFESPNRLVDTLRDLTTICGTTRQAAVARELTKHFEEIRRGTLVELAAYYDTAPPRGEIVLVLAGGVTEAPSEDGLHAIAADLRAQGFRPRDIVRMLMDEHGASRNLAYRLAHDT, from the coding sequence TTGCACATTGTCAGCACCCCCATTGGGAACCTTGGGGACATGACTTTGCGCGCGCTGGCCGTGTTGCAGCAGGTGGCGGTGATCTGCTGCGAAGACACGCGCCACAGTCGGCCATTGCTCGACCGCTTCGGCATTCGCACCGCCACGGTGGCGCTGCATGAGCACAATGAAGCCAGTGTCCTGCCGCGTGTGCTGGCCCGATTGGCGGCCGGCGAATCCGTGGCGCTCATCAGCGATGCCGGGACCCCGCTGGTGTCCGACCCGGGCGCCCGACTCGTCGAGGCAACCCTCAGCGCCGGCCATCGTGTCGTACCCGTGCCTGGCGCCTCTGCCACCCTTGCCGCCCTGGTGGCGTCGGGACTCACGCCGCATCCCTTTACCGTGCTCGGCTTCCCGGCACGGAAGGGCAAGGAGCGGGAAGAGCAGTTGGCGCTGGCGGCGCGCTCGCCCCATGCTGTGGTCTTCTTTGAATCGCCCAACCGCTTGGTGGACACGCTGCGGGACCTGACGACCATATGCGGGACGACTCGACAGGCAGCCGTGGCGCGGGAGCTCACCAAGCACTTCGAGGAGATCCGGCGCGGAACGCTGGTCGAGTTGGCTGCGTATTACGACACGGCCCCTCCGCGAGGGGAAATCGTGCTCGTGCTCGCTGGCGGTGTAACTGAGGCGCCCTCGGAGGACGGTCTGCACGCCATCGCGGCGGATCTGCGCGCCCAAGGCTTCCGTCCGCGTGATATTGTCCGCATGCTGATGGACGAACACGGCGCCAGCCGAAATCTCGCCTACCGCCTCGCCCACGACACCTGA
- a CDS encoding DUF4175 family protein has protein sequence MTAPALRTASSAERSLDTRLANEQGGLQARVHAGSVLLVLAVFALAIALGALLLADGRWMRAPRIAPFVMWALGLGGAWAGVRWWRARHATLLSRAGLAGAIETEQSLRAGALRGALEVAEQGVLGARAAEDVARQLTAGPLVPLAAGRVLRGVTLAGCAAALGVAAVATAARVVPDGLSVMRRPFAAWRGTLLPAMTFDRLPLRVPRGMPVTVRVVAPSRETVQIAWRAEGEAWRDTTLQVADDGRVQLPLGPVRAPTALRVSDGRAPELQAALVIEDRGWIGDVSLRALYPAYLGRSDESLEPVPPLRVPRGTRVRVRVMLHAGARDARLVNGSDTIAMQLAGDAVGTGQPAEALLPIDRDGTWQWLAEATPRADGAVLAPELPDALPFTVIPDQKPAVEIVAPMTDTAIGPTGQVAVLVDASDDHGVARVHLVVWRERAGADGATGAVARERVDVAAPGSPVFEGGATLTLDGRQLEPGDKLHVTAVATDDSPWAQESVSAEIILRMPTLAEQRSMARALADSLAQRAAQLAQQERRLQQNTSDASRSRELQGSAAEQNPSAGAKSEGNKSQSMSFSAAEKAKQMAREQQQLGARVDSLRQSAQELESRLRNANALDTTLASRMRDIQKMLRDAMTPEMQKQLEELNRNADRLSGTQAQQSMQQLSEQQKQMREQLERSAEMLKRAALEGAMQTLRDDARDLSKEQRQMADRMDGAQRRDANGKPGEAKDGAEQRSSTDPRSLAERSRDIEREVQNLAKRLEEAGARSGAEKTREAQPLAKQAADAMSQAARDAAREAARQQQAQQQQGQQQQGQQGQQQQGQQGQQGQQGQQGQQGQQGQQGQQAPARPARPARPAGPAGPAGPAGPAGSARSAGQPVRPGASCCRRHGQGRAAARTGA, from the coding sequence ATGACCGCACCGGCACTGCGAACCGCATCATCCGCGGAGCGCTCTCTCGATACCCGCCTCGCCAACGAGCAGGGCGGGTTGCAGGCGCGTGTGCATGCCGGATCCGTTCTCCTTGTGTTGGCTGTTTTTGCCCTGGCCATCGCGCTCGGCGCGCTACTGCTGGCTGATGGGCGCTGGATGCGCGCGCCGCGCATCGCACCATTTGTCATGTGGGCCCTGGGGCTCGGTGGGGCGTGGGCCGGTGTGCGTTGGTGGCGCGCGCGTCATGCCACGCTGCTTTCACGCGCGGGGCTGGCCGGTGCCATTGAGACGGAGCAATCGCTGCGGGCCGGTGCGCTCCGCGGCGCGCTGGAAGTGGCGGAGCAGGGCGTGCTGGGCGCGCGCGCTGCAGAAGACGTGGCACGTCAGTTGACGGCCGGTCCACTGGTGCCGCTGGCCGCGGGTCGCGTGCTGCGCGGTGTCACGCTGGCCGGTTGTGCAGCCGCCCTTGGTGTGGCGGCCGTCGCGACAGCCGCGCGTGTTGTGCCCGATGGTTTGTCGGTCATGCGTCGTCCGTTTGCGGCATGGCGCGGCACGCTGCTGCCTGCCATGACGTTTGATCGATTGCCCTTGCGTGTGCCCCGGGGCATGCCGGTGACGGTGCGCGTGGTGGCGCCGTCGCGTGAGACGGTGCAGATCGCCTGGCGCGCCGAAGGTGAGGCCTGGCGCGATACCACACTCCAAGTGGCCGATGACGGACGTGTGCAGTTGCCGCTCGGGCCCGTGCGCGCCCCCACGGCGCTGCGTGTGAGTGACGGACGGGCGCCGGAACTGCAGGCCGCACTCGTCATCGAAGATCGGGGCTGGATTGGCGACGTGTCGTTGCGCGCGTTGTATCCGGCGTATCTCGGCCGCAGCGATGAGTCGCTGGAACCGGTGCCGCCGCTGCGCGTACCGCGGGGCACGCGCGTTCGTGTGCGGGTCATGCTGCACGCCGGCGCGCGCGACGCTCGTCTCGTGAATGGCAGCGATACCATCGCCATGCAGCTTGCGGGCGATGCCGTGGGGACGGGGCAGCCTGCCGAGGCCTTGCTGCCCATCGATCGCGACGGCACCTGGCAGTGGCTTGCCGAGGCCACACCCCGTGCTGATGGGGCGGTTCTGGCGCCCGAACTTCCGGATGCCCTGCCGTTCACGGTCATCCCCGACCAGAAGCCGGCGGTCGAAATCGTGGCGCCCATGACCGACACGGCCATCGGCCCAACGGGCCAGGTGGCGGTGCTGGTTGATGCGAGTGATGACCATGGCGTCGCGCGCGTGCATCTCGTGGTATGGCGTGAACGCGCTGGCGCCGATGGCGCAACGGGTGCCGTGGCACGCGAGCGTGTGGACGTGGCGGCGCCCGGGTCGCCGGTGTTTGAGGGGGGCGCCACGCTCACTCTCGATGGGCGTCAGCTGGAGCCGGGTGACAAGCTGCACGTGACGGCGGTGGCCACCGACGACTCGCCCTGGGCGCAGGAGTCGGTGAGCGCCGAGATCATTCTGCGCATGCCCACCCTGGCCGAGCAGCGGTCGATGGCACGCGCCCTGGCCGATTCGCTGGCGCAGCGCGCGGCGCAGCTGGCGCAGCAGGAACGCCGACTGCAGCAGAACACCAGCGACGCCTCACGCAGCCGCGAGTTGCAGGGCAGCGCCGCCGAACAGAATCCATCGGCCGGAGCCAAGAGCGAAGGCAACAAGTCGCAGTCGATGTCGTTCAGCGCTGCCGAGAAGGCCAAGCAGATGGCGCGTGAGCAGCAGCAGTTGGGCGCGCGCGTGGACTCCCTGCGGCAGAGTGCCCAGGAGCTCGAGTCGCGGCTGCGCAACGCCAATGCGCTCGATACCACGCTGGCCTCGCGCATGCGCGACATCCAGAAGATGCTGCGTGACGCGATGACGCCCGAGATGCAGAAGCAGCTCGAGGAGCTCAATCGCAATGCGGACCGGTTGAGCGGCACGCAGGCGCAGCAGTCCATGCAACAGCTGTCGGAGCAGCAGAAGCAGATGCGCGAACAGCTCGAGCGCAGTGCCGAGATGCTCAAGCGGGCCGCGCTCGAGGGCGCCATGCAGACGTTGCGTGACGACGCGCGCGATCTGTCCAAGGAGCAGCGGCAAATGGCCGATCGCATGGATGGCGCGCAGCGCCGTGATGCCAACGGCAAGCCCGGCGAAGCCAAGGACGGCGCAGAGCAGCGCAGCAGCACGGACCCACGCTCGCTGGCTGAACGTTCGCGCGACATCGAGCGCGAAGTGCAGAATCTGGCCAAGCGTCTCGAGGAGGCCGGCGCGCGCTCCGGCGCGGAAAAGACGCGTGAGGCGCAGCCTCTGGCCAAGCAGGCCGCGGATGCGATGTCGCAGGCGGCGCGTGACGCGGCGCGTGAGGCCGCGCGCCAGCAACAGGCACAGCAGCAGCAAGGCCAGCAGCAGCAAGGCCAACAAGGTCAGCAGCAGCAAGGCCAGCAAGGCCAGCAAGGCCAGCAAGGCCAGCAAGGCCAGCAGGGCCAGCAGGGCCAGCAGGGCCAGCAAGCGCCAGCAAGGCCAGCAAGGCCAGCAAGGCCAGCAGGGCCAGCAGGGCCAGCAGGGCCAGCAGGGCCAGCAGGGTCAGCAAGGTCAGCAGGGCAACCCGTCAGACCAGGCGCGTCGTGCTGCCGACGCCATGGACAAGGCCGCGCAGCAGCTCGGACAGGCGCGTGA
- a CDS encoding multicopper oxidase domain-containing protein, protein MQHTSWKRWWPVAAMFLGATASDRGRGRDVETEAEAHDNRQTALSDGRATLRIALRAVTWHPEGSAGPTLKVWAFEAERDVPRIPGPLLRRAQGAAPVRLEFVSELPDTVDLHGFTTSDAPLVVAPGARVSTTLRFDKAGNRLYWAARHGTAFDSRGWEDGQLTGAIVVDAPNEVGRADRVLVVTESFTFDSVNGREEIKAQLALNGRSWPHTERMTYAANDSVRWRFLNGATVPHPMHLHGFYYRVTRRGNGTADDAIAAARQPLVVTDFVPPGHSMSLAFQPHEPGNWVFHCHFATHVNAVSSADTAYRHVERTRGYTPDGRHMGGLVMAFTVTSPTEVNRGAAARQLHLVIDKKGEPFFHGGSGFSFALADSAQQLLPVSARRVPGPLLLLRRNERVAITLHNRLDRATSVHWHGLEIESYPDGVPHVSGQGSRVLHPVLARDSLTVTFTPPRTGTFMYHSHFSEAEQMNGGLYGVILVLDDPAAYDPSRDHVLVIGGGGVPDVPMGFESPWALVNGRRFPRPVVMRVGETHRLRLASIHPDWQIRATLGTEEAAWQWQPAAKDGADLPVALRVPTAATWAAGPGETADFLVTPKAAGQFRLLVRSEDSGWMIRVPVEVKPR, encoded by the coding sequence ATGCAACACACGTCGTGGAAGCGTTGGTGGCCCGTGGCGGCAATGTTTCTGGGCGCGACCGCGTCCGACAGAGGACGCGGTCGTGACGTGGAGACGGAAGCCGAAGCGCATGACAATCGTCAGACGGCGCTGTCCGATGGGCGCGCGACGCTTCGCATTGCGCTGCGCGCGGTCACCTGGCACCCTGAGGGCAGCGCGGGCCCGACGCTCAAGGTGTGGGCTTTTGAAGCGGAGCGCGACGTGCCGCGCATTCCTGGCCCGCTGCTGCGCCGAGCCCAGGGCGCTGCGCCGGTACGCCTTGAGTTTGTGAGCGAGTTGCCGGACACCGTGGACCTGCATGGCTTCACCACGTCCGACGCACCGCTGGTTGTGGCGCCGGGAGCGCGCGTCAGCACCACGCTGCGCTTTGACAAGGCGGGCAACCGTCTCTACTGGGCGGCGCGTCATGGCACGGCGTTCGATTCACGCGGCTGGGAAGACGGACAGCTGACCGGCGCCATTGTGGTGGATGCGCCGAATGAGGTGGGTCGGGCCGATCGTGTGCTGGTGGTGACCGAGTCCTTCACGTTCGACTCGGTAAACGGACGCGAGGAGATCAAGGCGCAACTCGCACTCAACGGTCGGTCCTGGCCGCACACCGAGCGCATGACCTATGCCGCCAATGACTCCGTGCGCTGGCGTTTTCTCAATGGCGCCACGGTGCCCCATCCCATGCATCTGCATGGCTTCTACTATCGGGTCACGCGGCGCGGCAACGGCACAGCGGATGACGCCATTGCTGCGGCGCGACAGCCGCTGGTCGTCACCGACTTCGTGCCGCCCGGGCACAGCATGTCCCTGGCGTTTCAGCCGCACGAACCCGGCAACTGGGTCTTTCACTGTCACTTTGCGACGCATGTGAACGCCGTGTCGAGCGCCGACACCGCGTATCGGCACGTGGAGCGCACGCGTGGCTACACCCCCGACGGCCGGCACATGGGCGGACTGGTGATGGCCTTCACGGTCACCTCGCCTACCGAAGTCAATCGGGGGGCGGCGGCGAGGCAGCTGCATCTCGTCATCGACAAGAAGGGCGAACCCTTCTTCCATGGGGGATCAGGGTTCTCGTTTGCATTGGCCGACAGTGCGCAGCAGCTGCTGCCTGTGAGCGCACGGCGCGTGCCGGGGCCCTTGCTGCTGCTGCGCAGGAACGAACGGGTGGCCATCACGCTGCACAACCGCCTCGATCGCGCCACGAGTGTGCACTGGCACGGTCTTGAAATCGAGAGCTACCCCGACGGCGTGCCGCACGTGAGTGGGCAGGGTAGCCGTGTGCTGCATCCGGTGCTGGCACGGGACTCGCTCACGGTCACGTTCACGCCGCCACGCACGGGCACGTTCATGTATCACTCGCATTTCAGCGAAGCCGAGCAGATGAACGGCGGGCTGTATGGTGTGATTCTGGTGCTTGATGATCCCGCGGCGTATGACCCCTCGCGCGATCATGTGCTGGTGATCGGCGGGGGCGGCGTGCCCGACGTGCCCATGGGTTTCGAGAGTCCGTGGGCCCTCGTGAACGGCCGACGCTTCCCACGTCCGGTGGTGATGCGCGTGGGCGAAACGCATCGCCTGCGCCTGGCCAGCATTCATCCCGACTGGCAGATCCGCGCTACCCTGGGCACGGAGGAGGCGGCATGGCAATGGCAACCCGCGGCCAAGGATGGAGCCGATCTGCCGGTCGCACTGCGAGTGCCGACGGCCGCCACCTGGGCGGCCGGGCCGGGAGAGACCGCGGACTTTCTCGTCACACCCAAAGCAGCGGGACAGTTCCGTTTGCTCGTGCGCAGTGAAGATTCCGGGTGGATGATTCGCGTACCGGTCGAAGTCAAACCCCGATGA
- the ispE gene encoding 4-(cytidine 5'-diphospho)-2-C-methyl-D-erythritol kinase: MSDRIQPREAGRVTEAAHAKINIILHILAREASGYHGIETLFQRLALHDDVTVAVQSGNRTLHCDGPSMPASGLGPTGSNLAWRAAVQYCDAAAWPTGFAIAVHKRIPVGGGLGGGSADAAAVLRALNRLNPAPLSEARLLELAGGLGADVAFLCTGASRAWAWGRGDRLLTLPALPDMAVTLLAFREGVNTAAAYGAVAAARNTQGTRIEAMARDLNALMSWEQIARAAHNDFEPVVTTMHAGVSQALPAVMHAAAQLRAAGHPAIGRMSGSGATCFVLHPTGTVPELPDLPDCTVVRTTTA, translated from the coding sequence GTGAGTGATCGCATCCAGCCCCGTGAAGCGGGGCGTGTGACCGAAGCCGCGCACGCCAAGATCAACATCATCCTGCACATTCTGGCGCGCGAGGCCAGCGGCTATCACGGCATCGAGACGCTGTTTCAGCGACTCGCGCTGCACGACGACGTGACCGTTGCGGTGCAGAGCGGCAATCGCACACTGCACTGCGATGGCCCGAGCATGCCCGCCAGTGGCCTTGGCCCCACCGGGAGCAATCTCGCGTGGCGAGCCGCCGTGCAGTACTGCGACGCGGCTGCGTGGCCCACGGGGTTTGCCATTGCGGTGCACAAGCGCATTCCGGTGGGCGGCGGGCTGGGTGGTGGCAGCGCCGACGCGGCGGCGGTGCTGCGCGCACTCAATCGGCTGAACCCCGCGCCACTCAGCGAGGCCCGTCTGCTTGAACTGGCCGGCGGCCTTGGTGCCGACGTGGCATTTCTGTGTACGGGCGCCTCGCGCGCCTGGGCCTGGGGCCGCGGCGACCGACTGCTCACCTTGCCCGCGCTGCCCGACATGGCCGTAACCCTGCTGGCGTTTCGCGAGGGGGTGAACACGGCGGCGGCGTATGGAGCGGTAGCAGCGGCGCGCAACACGCAGGGCACGCGCATTGAGGCCATGGCGCGAGACCTGAACGCGCTCATGTCGTGGGAGCAGATTGCGCGTGCGGCGCACAATGATTTTGAGCCCGTCGTGACCACCATGCACGCCGGCGTCTCACAGGCCCTGCCCGCCGTCATGCACGCCGCCGCGCAACTGCGCGCGGCCGGTCACCCCGCCATCGGCCGCATGAGCGGCAGCGGCGCGACCTGCTTTGTGCTGCATCCGACGGGAACAGTACCTGAGTTGCCCGACCTGCCTGATTGCACAGTGGTTCGCACGACCACGGCCTGA